A genomic region of Rhipicephalus sanguineus isolate Rsan-2018 chromosome 1, BIME_Rsan_1.4, whole genome shotgun sequence contains the following coding sequences:
- the LOC119372483 gene encoding uncharacterized protein LOC119372483 encodes MGDICCFLRRFVKAQSTYVSLRRHFSLCSHDKAKPGVFLHKLLDKSKKRHPQQYLYVLPNSAVPSTPKKVQERTRRQRVLNTVFMESLSNIMVTGTISEELKGFAIELTQVRVSSDCTHLNVYWVTALKEPGVDEKVAEILHSNAGYLKSELIKNGFIGKAPKITFVKDVTYGRASEVEALIDKVCADLPLDLDNPALADQEASSDEERSTVDSSQTGPYVPPEMKMDVYGLDRAALMRQVLLKSRGQSRTPLEELAPLKPGTLHSEEAQARMMNLAEYVRQRKRKSNLQTKAEREAQRNLQSVQLSPYEEHLSSATPDPLVEPEDTYDEDEHCNVSFLKED; translated from the exons ATGGGTGATATCTGTTGCTTTTTACGACGGTTTGTGAAAGCGCAGTCTACCTATGTGTCTCTGCGAAGACATTTTTCCCTCTGCAGTCATGACAAAGCGAAGCCTGGCGTCTTTTTACATAAGCTTCTCGACAAATCAAA gAAACGACACCCGCAGCAGTATTTATACGTG CTGCCCAACTCTGCTGTGCCATCAACACCCAAAAAGGTGCAGGAGCGCACTAGGAGGCAGCGAGTGCTGAACACTGTGTTCATGGAGAGTCTGTCAAATATTATGGTTACGGGGACCATAAGTGAAGAACTGAAAGGTTTTGCCATTGAACTTACACAG GTTCGTGTATCTTCTGACTGTACCCACTTGAATGTGTATTGGGTTACTGCACTTAAGGAGCCTGGTGTGGATGAAAAGGTTGCCGAAATTCTCCATTCAAATGCTGGCTATCTTAA GTCAGAATTGATCAAGAATGGTTTTATTGGCAAGGCACCAAAAATTACTTTTGTGAAAGATGTTACCTATGGAAGAGCTTCCGAGGTGGAGGCCCTTATTGACAAAGTTTGTGCTGATTTGCCACTTGATTTGGACAATCCTGCTCTTGCAGATCAGGAAGCTTCCAGTGAT GAAGAGAGAAGCACTGTAGACAGCTCACAAACTGGGCCCTACGTTCCTCCTGAAATGAAGATGGATGTTTATGGATTGGACCGTGCAGCCCTCATGAGGCAGGTCCTGCTAAAGAGCAGAGGGCAGAGTAGAACTCCTTTAGAGGAACTGGCTCCCCTTAAGCCTGGTACCCTTCACTCGGAGGAAGCGCAGGCCAGAATGATGAACCTTGCGGAATACGTGCGACAGAGGAAGCGAAAGAGTAATTTGCAGACGAAGGCTGAGAGAGAGGCACAGAGGAACTTGCAAAGTGTGCAACTGAGTCCATACGAGGAGCATTTGTCGTCTGCCACACCAGACCCACTGGTGGAGCCTGAAGACACGTATGACGAAGATGAGCACTGCAATGTGTCATTTTTAAAAGAGGATTAA